The proteins below come from a single Kryptolebias marmoratus isolate JLee-2015 linkage group LG12, ASM164957v2, whole genome shotgun sequence genomic window:
- the LOC108241275 gene encoding myeloid-associated differentiation marker-like protein 2 — protein sequence MDPHGGHYLNKDAVLSPLGASRICQLVLGCTIMALVSHGAGYSANYGTFCMFVWCFCFAVTLVVFTLDITRLHACMPISWDNFTVAFAMLATLMYVTASVVYPVYFLQTDDSSGDADDVQIYRIVVTVCSSVCVFPYGVEVFLTRAKPGAVVGYMATVSGLLKVVQGFVACIIFGALANDSEYNLYIATQYCVVVYSLCFTITVIVVILTVSGRTAALRFPFDRFVVVYTFFAVILYLSTALIWPIFSFDKKYGNTTRPEDCPRGQCPWDSKLVVAVFTNVNLVLYFIDLVYSQRIRFISSSAV from the coding sequence ATGGATCCTCATGGAGGACACTACCTCAACAAAGATGCGGTGCTGTCACCTTTGGGTGCATCCCGAATATGCCAGCTGGTGCTCGGCTGCACCATAATGGCCCTGGTGTCCCACGGCGCAGGCTACAGCGCAAACTACGGCACCTTCTGCATGTTCGTGTGGTGCTTCTGCTTCGCCGTCACGCTGGTTGTGTTCACGCTGGACATCACACGGCTGCACGCCTGCATGCCAATTTCCTGGGATAACTTCACTGTGGCTTTTGCCATGCTGGCGACGCTCATGTACGTCACTGCCTCTGTGGTGTACCCCGTTTACTTTCTCCAAACAGACGACTCCAGTGGCGATGCCGACGATGTCCAAATCTACCGTATCGTTGTCACAGTCTGCTCCAGCGTTTGCGTCTTCCCGTACGGAGTGGAGGTGTTCCTAACGAGAGCAAAGCCGGGGGCTGTGGTGGGCTACATGGCCACTGTGTCAGGCCTGCTCAAGGTGGTCCAGGGTTTTGTGGCCTGCATTATTTTTGGGGCCTTAGCGAATGACAGTGAGTACAACCTGTACATTGCCACGCAGTACTGCGTTGTGGTGTACAGCCTGTGTTTCACCATCACGGTGATTGTTGTCATACTGACCGTGTCTGGGAGAACCGCGGCCCTCAGGTTCCCGTTCGACCGCTTTGTGGTGGTCTACACCTTCTTCGCTGTGATCCTTTACCTGAGCACAGCACTGATCTGGCCCATCTTCAGCTTCGACAAGAAATACGGCAACACCACTCGTCCTGAGGATTGCCCGCGTGGACAGTGTCCCTGGGACAGTAAGCTGGTTGTGGCTGTCTTTACCAATGTCAACTTGGTGTTATATTTTATTGACCTTGTTTATTCCCAAAGGATTCGCTTTATTTCCAGCTCTGCTGTGTGA